ACTTCTTTCATAGGCGGCTCCGGCGTTTTGAGCGCTGTCTTTAGCTGCTTGCCTGCTAAATCGGTCGGTAGCGGGAAGAAGCGATTGTCTACAACCAACTTCTGCCCGTTCTGGCTTAGGATAAACTTCAGGAACTCTTGCTGAGCCGGTGTACGAGCTGGATCATCATTAAGCGTAACCCAGAGAAAGACAGGCCGAGCCAAGACCGGTAATTCGACATGGTACGGTTCGTCCTTCGGTCTCTGACGTCCGGTAAGTTCAACCGGATGTCCTTCGACTGGTACGGCACGTACGCCGGAGAGATCGACGCTATGCGAGACATAACCAATCGCGAGTCGATCGTTGGCAACGGCGCGCACCATCGCCGCGGCATTGCGCACAACGTGCAAGTCATCACGCGGAAGGCGAGGTGCATAAGTGAGTGAACCGATGCTGTATTCTGGGTATCCGACGGTTCGCAGCTCCAAAAACCGCGCATCGTCATTGTAGGGTTCCCGAGAGTAAATATGGATCGGCGAGGCGACAACCTGTCGTGGTGTCTCAAGAAGCTCTTCCCAGTTATAGATGACAGGGTGCTCCAAACGCAGGTGTGCAGCATGCGCTTTCTTCTTTCGTTCTGCGGCATCGCCCGAAAATGCTTCTTGAATTCTTTCTTCATGCCAGGTGGGTCCTTCACCTTGCGTCGAGTAAATCCATGCGAGCTGGTTTGGCCTAAACTTTTGCATCGGGTTTTCGGGATGGACAATGACTTCGAGTTGATCGAAAGCCACAATGACCGGCCAGCTGTGATAACGGCTTGACGTATCTCGAACGCCCTGTAAGAAACCGGACGACTCGAATGCCGTGCCAAACACATCTTCGCGAAATCGACCTATGTTGGTTGCGGAATCCGAATTGGTTACCGCTTGGGTAATGTTGACATCCACATTGGGATAAATCTTCTCAAACCGCTGCCCCCATTGTTTGAAAAGTGCGATGGTGAGCGGAGAACAGTGAACTTCAAACGTCCCCGAAGGTTTCTTGGCCAGCGGCACATACGTCGGCAATGCTTGGTCGAGGGTAGCATTCAGCTCCACCGTTTCTTCTAACTTCTGCTTCGTCGAACCTTCGTCCTCGGCGAACGTAACGGTTGGCACAGCCACAAGAAGCAACGCAAGAATAGGAAATCGCATAGACAAGTCCTTACCGAAAAATCGCGAAACACCACTCCATGGCTGCCGTGGATTGTATTGGACATGAACGATCAGGGCCAGCAAATTAGAAAGCGGTTTGACCAACGGCTTCCTAATAGGAAATACGTTTACGAAGTACCTTTCGCCAAAAAGTGCAACGAGAGAAGGATCAATCGTTGAATCCAACGTACTCACCAACTCTCATCCGTGTCCGCCCGTGAGATCCGTGGTTGGCACTTCAGTCACCTAACGTGTACCCAAAAATATATCTGCAAAAAAAACGTTGACGACAGTTGTCGACATTGGCTAAGATCTTCCTGTCGACACCTGTCGTAAATCTCATGTGCCGCGTGTTAGCACGGCAGGCATAAAGCAAGGAATGATCCATGATGCAATCTCCGGAGGGGACATTGACCCCGGCTCAGTTCGAGATTTTACAGCTTCTGTGGGATGCAGAAGCTGGATTGAGCGCGGCGGAAATCTGGGAAGCGATTCGCGAGAGTCGTGATGTCAGCCGGACGACGATCTCGAATCTGGTCGACCGACTTGAGAAACGAAACTGGCTCGTCCGTTCCAAGGAAGAGGGCGTGTTTCGTTACGTGCCAAGCGTCGATCGCGAGGCAACTGAGGGAAAGTTGGCGGCGGAATTCGTCGGTGATTTCTTCAACGGATCGGCGGCGAACATCGTGCTCAGCTTGTTAGGATCGAACCAGATTTCGAGTGCCGAGCTGAAGCGTTTAAAGGCCATTCTGGACGAATCCAAGTCGCGCAAAAAGTAAGGAATCGAGCATGTTGTTCACCCTTTCCGCAGCGATCTTCGCGTTGAACCTGGCCATTGCCGCCATCCTTTGCCTGGGAGCCGGGCTACTGCTCGCCGGCCGTTTCACGTCGCTACCCAAGCGATACGGAACGCTCTCGGCCGGTCTGATCGGAAGCCTAATAGCGCCTCTGGCCGTTGCGGTCGGCACTTGGCTATCGCTGGGCCAGCTCCCAACGATGAACGTGGCCAGCAGTTCGCCCTCCACTGATACCGTACGAACTTCCAACGAGCTTGGGGTTGCAGAAGACACGCAAGTTAAGCCGTTGAAAGTCGCCGAGTCGACGTCGCCAATCAATGACACTCAGCATGTGGTGTCCTCCCCTCCCCTCGCGACGCCGATGTCGGCCGAGTTGCCTCCTGCCAAGCTACCGCAACCCGTCATCGAAGCGAATCCAACACAGCCAATCACGCCTGAAGATACAGGAAGTACAACTACGGCGAGTTCGCCATTAAGTTGGATTCCGTTGGCAAGTGCGGGGCTAATCTCGTGCTGGCTACTCGGTAGCGTGGTCATGCTCTGTCGGTACCTTCTCAGCACGTGGCGTTGTTGCGCGTTCCTACGCAGCTGCCGGGAGGTGGAGGACGAAGCGGTGCAAACTCTGCTGGCCGATCAGTGTTTACAGTTGAATATCAGCAAGGATGTCCGATTGCTTGAATCCGATAGCCTGCC
This window of the Blastopirellula marina genome carries:
- a CDS encoding BlaI/MecI/CopY family transcriptional regulator, giving the protein MMQSPEGTLTPAQFEILQLLWDAEAGLSAAEIWEAIRESRDVSRTTISNLVDRLEKRNWLVRSKEEGVFRYVPSVDREATEGKLAAEFVGDFFNGSAANIVLSLLGSNQISSAELKRLKAILDESKSRKK